A region from the Osmerus eperlanus chromosome 11, fOsmEpe2.1, whole genome shotgun sequence genome encodes:
- the LOC134028784 gene encoding solute carrier family 13 member 2-like isoform X2, with product MAFFIRWLWKYLNYLIIFFTPLLILPLPLIIPSLESRCGYVIILMALFWCTECIPLAITALLPVILFPMMGIMESSEVCIQYLKDSNMLFIGGLLVAIAVEHWNLHKRIALRVLLLIGVKPALLMMGFMVTTAFLSMWISNTASTAMMLPITSAVLQQLSDTEAQAEVREMDLVTSKAGPEGLENQAFEMDDTTEDRASKEEQKYLNLSKGLSLSVCYASSIGGTATLTGTTPNLILKGQVDELFPGNGDIINFASWFGFSFPNMVLMLATSWLWLQFMYLGFKYSEKSSGCVANKDGDTEAYQVMKEEYKKLGSMSFAEVSVLVLFVLLVLLWFTREPGFMPGWGSVLFNKDKPYVTDGTVAIFMSTLFFIIPSQMPRCWKANVDGPPPALLNWDVVHEKMPWNIILLLGGGFALARGSETSGLSLWLGQSLAPLQSIPPFAISILLCMLVAAFTECFSNTATTTLFLPVLASMATAMKLHPLYVMLPCTICASLAFMLPVATPPNAIAFSYGNLKVIDMAKAGFILNIFGVLTINIALHTWGMAMFDLHTFPDWANVTTTP from the exons ATGGCTTTCTTCATCAGATGGCTCTGGAAATATCTGAATTATCTGATCATATTTTTCACACCCTTGCTTATTCTACCTTTACCCCTGATCATTCCGAGCTTG GAATCTCGCTGTGGCTATGTGATCATCCTGATGGCTCTGTTCTGGTGCACAGAGTGCATCCCCCTGGCAATCACCGCCCTGCTGCCTGTCATCCTCTTCCCCATGATGGGCATCATGGAGTCAAGTGAG GTGTGTATCCAGTACCTAAAGGATTCCAACATGCTATTTATTGGTGGGCTGCTGGTGGCCATCGCTGTGGAGCACTGGAACCTACACAAAAGGATTGCTCTTCGAGTGTTACTTTTAATTGGGGTGAAACCGGCTCT TCTTATGATGGGCTTCATGGTTACCACCGCCTTCCTCTCCATGTGGATCAGTAACACAGCTTCCACGGCCATGATGCTGCCCATTACCAGCGCTGTGCTGCAGCAGCTCTCTGACACAGAGGCCCAGgcggaggtgagggagatggacCTGGTGACTTCCAAAGCTGGGCCTGAAGGCCTTGAGAACCAGGCCTTCGAGATGGACGACACCACGGAAGACCGAGCCAGCAAGGA AGAGCAAAAGTATCTGAATTTGTCCAAAGGCctgagtctgagtgtgtgttacgCTTCCAGTATTGGAGGGACCGCCACCCTCACTGGAACCACACCCAACCTCATCCTCAAAGGGCAGGTTGATGA ACTCTTCCCAGGTAATGGAGACATAATCAACTTTGCTAGCTGGTTTGGCTTCTCCTTCCCCAACATGGTACTGATGTTGGCAACTTCATGGTTGTGGCTGCAGTTCATGTACCTGGGCTTCAA ataCTCTGAGAAGTCTTCTGGCTGTGTTGCAAACAAAGATGGTGACACAGAGGCATATCAGGTAATGAAGGAAGAGTACAAGAAGCTGGGCAGCATGAGCTTCGCTGAGGTCTCTGTGCTGGTGCTGTTTGTGCTGTTGGTTCTCCTCTGGTTCACCAGGGAACCTGGCTTCATGCCTGGCTGGGGTTCTGTCCTCTTCAACAAAGACAAACC GTATGTCACAGATGGGACCGTTGCCATATTTATGTCAACGCTGTTCTTCATCATTCCCTCTCAAATGCCTAGATGTTGGAAAGCCAATGTTGATGGT CCGCCCCCTGCCCTGCTAAACTGGGATGTTGTCCATGAGAAGATGCCGTGGAACATTATCCTACTCCTGGGAGGAGGATTTGCACTGGCCAGGGGCAGTGAG ACATCGGGCTTGTCTTTGTGGCTTGGGCAGAGTCTAGCCCCTCTCCAGTCTATCCCTCCCTTTGCCATCTCCATCCTCTTATGTATGCTGGTGGCAGCCTTCACTGAATGTTTCAGTAATACGGCCACCACCACACTCTTCCTGCCTGTACTGGCCTCAATG GCCACTGCAATGAAGTTGCACCCTCTGTACGTCATGCTGCCTTGCACCATCTGTGCCTCTCTGGCCTTCATGCTGCCCGTGGCCACACCCCCCAATGCCATCGCCTTCTCCTATGGCAACCTTAAAGTCATAGACATG GCCAAGGCTGGGTTTATTTTAAACATATTCGGGGTACTGACCATCAACATTGCCCTACACACTTGGGGCATGGCGATGTTTGACCTGCACACGTTTCCTGATTGGGCCAACGTCACAACCACCCCTTGA
- the LOC134028784 gene encoding solute carrier family 13 member 2-like isoform X1, whose product MAFFIRWLWKYLNYLIIFFTPLLILPLPLIIPSLESRCGYVIILMALFWCTECIPLAITALLPVILFPMMGIMESSEVCIQYLKDSNMLFIGGLLVAIAVEHWNLHKRIALRVLLLIGVKPALLMMGFMVTTAFLSMWISNTASTAMMLPITSAVLQQLSDTEAQAEVREMDLVTSKAGPEGLENQAFEMDDTTEDRASKEFQPKDSSITILSTKESPEAEQRRLKREQKYLNLSKGLSLSVCYASSIGGTATLTGTTPNLILKGQVDELFPGNGDIINFASWFGFSFPNMVLMLATSWLWLQFMYLGFKYSEKSSGCVANKDGDTEAYQVMKEEYKKLGSMSFAEVSVLVLFVLLVLLWFTREPGFMPGWGSVLFNKDKPYVTDGTVAIFMSTLFFIIPSQMPRCWKANVDGSPLKPPPALLNWDVVHEKMPWNIILLLGGGFALARGSETSGLSLWLGQSLAPLQSIPPFAISILLCMLVAAFTECFSNTATTTLFLPVLASMATAMKLHPLYVMLPCTICASLAFMLPVATPPNAIAFSYGNLKVIDMAKAGFILNIFGVLTINIALHTWGMAMFDLHTFPDWANVTTTP is encoded by the exons ATGGCTTTCTTCATCAGATGGCTCTGGAAATATCTGAATTATCTGATCATATTTTTCACACCCTTGCTTATTCTACCTTTACCCCTGATCATTCCGAGCTTG GAATCTCGCTGTGGCTATGTGATCATCCTGATGGCTCTGTTCTGGTGCACAGAGTGCATCCCCCTGGCAATCACCGCCCTGCTGCCTGTCATCCTCTTCCCCATGATGGGCATCATGGAGTCAAGTGAG GTGTGTATCCAGTACCTAAAGGATTCCAACATGCTATTTATTGGTGGGCTGCTGGTGGCCATCGCTGTGGAGCACTGGAACCTACACAAAAGGATTGCTCTTCGAGTGTTACTTTTAATTGGGGTGAAACCGGCTCT TCTTATGATGGGCTTCATGGTTACCACCGCCTTCCTCTCCATGTGGATCAGTAACACAGCTTCCACGGCCATGATGCTGCCCATTACCAGCGCTGTGCTGCAGCAGCTCTCTGACACAGAGGCCCAGgcggaggtgagggagatggacCTGGTGACTTCCAAAGCTGGGCCTGAAGGCCTTGAGAACCAGGCCTTCGAGATGGACGACACCACGGAAGACCGAGCCAGCAAGGAGTTCCAGCCTAAAGACAGCAGCATCACTATAC TGAGCACTAAGGAGAGCccagaggcagagcagagaagGCTGAAGAGAGAGCAAAAGTATCTGAATTTGTCCAAAGGCctgagtctgagtgtgtgttacgCTTCCAGTATTGGAGGGACCGCCACCCTCACTGGAACCACACCCAACCTCATCCTCAAAGGGCAGGTTGATGA ACTCTTCCCAGGTAATGGAGACATAATCAACTTTGCTAGCTGGTTTGGCTTCTCCTTCCCCAACATGGTACTGATGTTGGCAACTTCATGGTTGTGGCTGCAGTTCATGTACCTGGGCTTCAA ataCTCTGAGAAGTCTTCTGGCTGTGTTGCAAACAAAGATGGTGACACAGAGGCATATCAGGTAATGAAGGAAGAGTACAAGAAGCTGGGCAGCATGAGCTTCGCTGAGGTCTCTGTGCTGGTGCTGTTTGTGCTGTTGGTTCTCCTCTGGTTCACCAGGGAACCTGGCTTCATGCCTGGCTGGGGTTCTGTCCTCTTCAACAAAGACAAACC GTATGTCACAGATGGGACCGTTGCCATATTTATGTCAACGCTGTTCTTCATCATTCCCTCTCAAATGCCTAGATGTTGGAAAGCCAATGTTGATG GGAGTCCCCTTAAGCCGCCCCCTGCCCTGCTAAACTGGGATGTTGTCCATGAGAAGATGCCGTGGAACATTATCCTACTCCTGGGAGGAGGATTTGCACTGGCCAGGGGCAGTGAG ACATCGGGCTTGTCTTTGTGGCTTGGGCAGAGTCTAGCCCCTCTCCAGTCTATCCCTCCCTTTGCCATCTCCATCCTCTTATGTATGCTGGTGGCAGCCTTCACTGAATGTTTCAGTAATACGGCCACCACCACACTCTTCCTGCCTGTACTGGCCTCAATG GCCACTGCAATGAAGTTGCACCCTCTGTACGTCATGCTGCCTTGCACCATCTGTGCCTCTCTGGCCTTCATGCTGCCCGTGGCCACACCCCCCAATGCCATCGCCTTCTCCTATGGCAACCTTAAAGTCATAGACATG GCCAAGGCTGGGTTTATTTTAAACATATTCGGGGTACTGACCATCAACATTGCCCTACACACTTGGGGCATGGCGATGTTTGACCTGCACACGTTTCCTGATTGGGCCAACGTCACAACCACCCCTTGA
- the foxn1 gene encoding forkhead box protein N1, with protein sequence MSKGSTSSFPPSCNQTPATSQANPHTSECVGASCQQMAQSECEESRAAYFPKRESTPFSRRNTAVDTCRRHSVDGATIGSGSCQRSGRGSDQSGRFHPYRRQYSDEGSAGCVAPSSHPFICLNSFSETHTGSSHQGEQPPWETYSGLQVNRLMDSQHTFPEPPEEPSCFLSYSHATYNPLAPLQQFSPGTYSASRQSNNSPYSLQCLSTPPLQDSPVTSLFPKPVYSYSILIFMALRNSKTGSLPVSEIYSFMTENFPYFKTAPDGWKNSVRHNLSLNKCFEKVENKSGNSSRKGCLWALNPAKVEKMQEELHKWRRKDPLTVRKSMARPEDLDRLLGEKPNKLKSTSTYHSQNSTSRPSSHFTHSPSSFPLPQPCLPPPCPLHSRVPSPSLTAGQHPQGYLPASAPHPFPFYASCVQQPSSGVPSTTVSLDSPLVGQMPQAYSTTLQVDCGVGPKSMQELLMDGDTSNDIDMLNPSLTDLQIHGNLWEQLREDSLAPDSLVVVTSTTPISTFPSYLLQGSSLPSANHSSEVIAIGRGNPHQDKNMGLGCDPDHQMNGLYTTAFPVVENLALYRTSTGTTPIPLL encoded by the exons ATGTCCAAGGGCTCAACTTCAAGCTTTCCCCCTAGCTGCAACCAGACCCCAGCCACATCCCAGGCTAACCCACACACCAGCGAATGTgtgggagcttcctgccagcAGATGGCACAGTCAGAG TGTGAAGAGAGCAGAGCGGCCTATTTCCCCAAGCGAGAGAGCACCCCCTTCAGTCGAAGGAACACAGCAGTGGACACCTGCAGGAGACACAGCGTAGACGGAGCCACCATTGGATCTGGATCGTGTCAAAGGTCAGGGCGGGGGTCAGACCAGTCTGGCCGTTTCCACCCCTACCGCCGACAGTACAGCGATGAAGGGTCTGCTGGATGCGTGGCCCCCAGCTCCCATCCCTTCATTTGCCTCAATAGTTTCTCCGAAACACACACGGGCAGCAGCCACCAAGGGGAACAGCCACCCTGGGAGACGTACAGTGGCCTCCAGGTGAACAGACTAATG GACTCCCAACACACATTCCCAGAACCACCAGAGGAGCCTTCATGCTTCCTGTCTTACAGCCATGCCACCTACAATCCGCTAGCTCCCCTCCAGCAG TTTTCACCAGGTACATACTCCGCAAGTAGACAATCAAACAATTCACCATACTCTCTCCAGTGCCTGTCCACACCACCTCTCCAAGACAGTCCTGTGACATCCCTCTTCCCAAAACCTGTGTACTCCTACAG cattCTCATCTTTATGGCCTTGAGAAACAGCAAGACTGGAAGTCTGCCTGTAAGTGAGATCTACAGCTTCATGACCGAAAACTTCCCCTATTTTAAG ACGGCCCCTGACGGATGGAAGAACTCCGTTCGTCATAACCTGTCTCTGAACAAGTGCTTTGAGAAAGTGGAGAACAAGAGTGGAAACTCCTCCCGAAAGGGCTGCCTCTGGGCGCTGAACCCAGCCAAGGTGGAGAAGATGCAGGAGGAACTGCACAAGTGGCGCCGCAAAGATCCATTGACAGTCCGCAAGAGCATGGCCCGACCAG AAGATCTGGACCGTCTACTGGGAGAGAAACCAAATAAACTCAAGTCCACATCCACCTACCACAGCCAAAACTCAACATCCCGACCCTCATCTCATTTCACCCATTCTCCATCATCtttccccctgccccagccttgCCTGCCTCCCCCATGCCCCTTACACTCCCgggtcccctctccctccctgacggCCGGGCAGCATCCCCAAGGCTACCTGCCAGCCTCTGCCCCACACCCCTTCCCCTTCTATGCCTCCTGTGTGCAGCAGCCATCCTCAGGAGTCCCCTCAACCACAGTTAGCCTGGACTCCCCTCTGGTGGGACAGATGCCACAGGCCTACAGCACCACCCTGCAGGTGGACTGTGGTGTGGGCCCCAAAAGCATGCAGGAACTGCTGATGGATGGGGACACCAGTAACGACATTGACATGCTCAACCCTAGTCTGACAGACCTGCAGATTCATG gtaACTTGTGGGAGCAGCTGAGAGAGGACAGTCTGGCCCCTGATTCGCTGGTGGTCGTTACTTCTACTACTCCCATCTCTACCTTTCCTTCCTACCTTCTTCAGGGCTCCAGCCTTCCGTCTGCTAATCATTCATCTGAGGTCATAGCCATTGGTCGAGGTAATCCACACCAGGATAAGAACATGGGTCTTGGATGTGACCCAGACCACCAAATGAATGGATTGTACACCACTGCTTTCCCAGTTGTGGAAAACCTGGCTTTGTATCGCACTTCCACAGGGACCACCCCTATACCCCTACTCTGA